The following are from one region of the Rhizobium sullae genome:
- a CDS encoding sensor histidine kinase NtrY-like, producing the protein MKQDAASPAADSDTVATVTDRRALFALPGLVLAGGALLCATLTLFILLGVTPIDPTTRVVITSVVVNSFFVLALIALIGREVARLLKARTRGRAAARLHIRIVVLFSIVAITPAILVAIFASITLNAGLDRWFALRTQSIVSSSRNIGQAYMMENASYLQGQTISMANDLERNRVLYNLDRTGFGELMTRQARGRGLLGAFLVESDGTVIVQADIKTEKPLPAIPQDALQKAAAGQPTLIPPGVTNLVGAIIKLEQIPSAFLYTVRAVDPKVMGAMRMMEENATEYRSMEAGRVSLQIAFAVLYIGFALIVLLAAIWTAIAVADRIVRPIRLLITAADSVASGNMDIVVPVHAVDGDVANLSRTFNKMISEIRTQRDEILEAKDEVDDRRRFIEAVLSGVTAAVIGVESDRRITIVNSSAETLMSLPAGEMLGKQLNEIAPEVDQVLTEAASRYRSDFRKQIALVRGGTVRTLSVQVTREEVRDTSDSYVITLDDITDLVIAQRSTAWGDVARRIAHEIKNPLTPIQLSAERIQRRYGKQINQEDRTVFDQCTDTIIRQVGDIGRMVDEFSAFARMPKPTKEQADLRNILRDAIFLREMGNTHVSFLQEFGDKPLEGLFDSRMLGQAFGNLIKNAVESIEAVPSGERDERKVLVRAWLDESRDRFTVDVIDNGRGLPVENRHGILEPYMTMREKGTGLGLAIVKKIIEEHGGQLELHDAPADFDQGRGAMIRVHLPRLEPAPAAPASNDKESVYGL; encoded by the coding sequence ATGAAGCAGGATGCGGCATCGCCTGCGGCAGACAGCGATACGGTTGCGACCGTCACCGATCGCCGGGCGCTGTTTGCGCTGCCGGGTCTTGTCTTGGCCGGCGGCGCGTTGCTCTGCGCGACGCTGACGCTCTTCATCCTGCTGGGCGTGACGCCGATCGACCCGACGACGCGCGTCGTCATCACTTCGGTCGTGGTGAATTCCTTCTTCGTGCTTGCGCTGATAGCGCTGATTGGACGCGAAGTTGCGCGGCTGCTTAAGGCGCGCACGCGCGGCCGCGCCGCCGCCCGTTTGCACATCCGGATCGTCGTCCTGTTCTCGATCGTCGCCATCACGCCGGCGATCCTGGTAGCGATCTTTGCAAGTATCACGCTGAATGCCGGGCTCGACCGCTGGTTTGCGCTGCGCACGCAGTCCATCGTCAGCTCGTCGCGCAATATCGGCCAGGCCTACATGATGGAGAACGCCAGCTACCTGCAGGGCCAGACCATCTCCATGGCGAACGACCTGGAACGCAACCGGGTGCTCTACAATCTCGACCGCACGGGCTTCGGGGAATTGATGACGCGCCAGGCGCGGGGCCGCGGGCTGCTCGGCGCATTCCTCGTAGAGAGCGACGGTACGGTCATCGTTCAGGCGGACATCAAGACCGAAAAGCCATTGCCGGCGATACCGCAGGATGCCCTGCAGAAAGCCGCCGCCGGCCAGCCGACGCTCATTCCGCCGGGCGTGACCAACCTTGTCGGCGCCATCATCAAACTCGAGCAGATTCCAAGCGCGTTCCTCTACACCGTGCGTGCCGTCGATCCGAAGGTCATGGGTGCGATGCGCATGATGGAGGAGAATGCGACGGAATACCGCTCGATGGAAGCGGGACGGGTCTCGCTGCAGATTGCGTTCGCGGTTCTCTATATCGGTTTTGCCCTAATCGTGCTGCTTGCGGCGATCTGGACGGCGATTGCCGTCGCGGACAGGATCGTCCGGCCGATCCGCCTGCTGATCACCGCAGCCGACAGCGTAGCCTCCGGCAACATGGATATCGTCGTGCCGGTTCATGCGGTCGATGGCGACGTTGCAAACCTGTCGCGCACGTTCAACAAGATGATTTCGGAAATCCGCACGCAGCGTGACGAGATACTAGAGGCGAAGGACGAGGTCGATGACCGCCGCCGCTTCATAGAGGCCGTGCTGTCGGGTGTGACCGCCGCGGTGATCGGGGTCGAGAGCGACCGGCGGATCACCATCGTCAACAGTTCTGCCGAGACGCTGATGTCGCTGCCGGCGGGCGAGATGCTCGGGAAGCAGTTGAATGAGATTGCGCCTGAAGTCGATCAGGTGCTGACCGAAGCCGCATCGCGCTACCGCAGCGATTTCCGCAAGCAGATTGCCCTCGTGCGCGGCGGAACGGTGCGGACGTTGAGCGTGCAGGTCACGCGCGAGGAAGTTCGCGATACGAGCGACTCCTACGTGATCACGCTCGACGACATTACCGATCTCGTGATCGCGCAGCGTTCGACGGCCTGGGGCGATGTGGCGAGGCGCATCGCCCACGAGATCAAGAACCCCCTGACGCCGATCCAGCTCTCCGCCGAACGCATCCAGCGCCGTTACGGGAAGCAGATCAATCAGGAGGACCGCACGGTCTTCGATCAATGTACCGATACGATCATCCGGCAGGTTGGCGATATCGGCCGCATGGTCGACGAGTTCTCGGCTTTCGCGCGCATGCCCAAGCCGACGAAGGAACAGGCCGACCTGCGCAATATTCTCCGAGATGCCATCTTCCTGCGTGAGATGGGCAATACGCATGTGAGCTTCCTGCAGGAATTCGGCGACAAGCCGCTGGAGGGGCTGTTCGACAGCCGCATGCTAGGGCAGGCATTCGGAAACCTGATCAAGAATGCAGTCGAATCCATCGAGGCTGTGCCGAGCGGCGAGCGCGACGAGCGGAAGGTTCTCGTCAGGGCGTGGTTGGATGAGAGCCGCGACCGTTTCACGGTCGATGTCATCGACAACGGCCGGGGCCTGCCGGTAGAAAACCGGCACGGCATCCTGGAGCCTTATATGACGATGCGGGAGAAAGGCACTGGTCTCGGTCTCGCAATCGTCAAGAAGATCATTGAGGAGCATGGCGGGCAGCTGGAACTGCATGATGCGCCCGCCGATTTCGACCAGGGAAGGGGGGCCATGATCCGCGTGCATCTGCCGCGTCTCGAGCCAGCTCCCGCTGCCCCGGCGTCAAATGACAAGGAAAGTGTGTATGGCCTCTGA
- the lipA gene encoding lipoyl synthase yields MVTILDTINPDAKRVRHPEKANRPDTEVLRKPDWIRVKAPTSKGYAETRAIVRENKLVTVCEEAGCPNIGECWDKKHATFMIMGEICTRACAFCNVSTGKPNALDMAEPENVAKAVKEMGLSHVVITSVDRDDLEDGGAEHFEKVIWAIRSVSPATTIEILTPDFLRKPGALERVVAAKPDVFNHNLETVPSNYLTVRPGARYFHSIRLLQRVKELDPTMFTKSGIMVGLGEERNEVLQLMDDLRTADVDFLTIGQYLQPTRKHHKVEKFVTPEEFKSYETVAYTKGFLMVASSPLTRSSHHAGDDFARLRVAREKKLLMAAE; encoded by the coding sequence ATGGTAACCATCCTCGACACGATCAATCCCGACGCCAAGCGCGTGCGGCATCCGGAAAAGGCGAACCGCCCAGATACGGAAGTGCTGCGCAAGCCGGACTGGATCCGCGTGAAGGCGCCGACCTCGAAGGGCTATGCGGAAACGCGCGCGATCGTGAGGGAAAACAAGCTCGTCACCGTCTGCGAAGAAGCCGGATGTCCGAATATTGGCGAGTGCTGGGACAAGAAGCACGCGACCTTCATGATCATGGGCGAGATCTGTACCCGCGCCTGTGCCTTCTGCAACGTCTCGACCGGCAAGCCGAACGCGCTCGACATGGCCGAGCCCGAAAACGTCGCCAAGGCCGTCAAAGAGATGGGGCTTTCCCACGTCGTCATCACTTCGGTCGACCGCGATGATCTAGAAGACGGCGGTGCCGAGCATTTCGAGAAGGTGATCTGGGCGATCCGCTCCGTCTCTCCGGCAACCACGATCGAGATCCTGACGCCGGACTTCCTGCGCAAGCCGGGCGCGCTTGAGCGCGTCGTCGCCGCCAAGCCGGACGTCTTCAACCACAATCTGGAAACCGTGCCGTCGAATTACCTGACGGTCCGCCCCGGCGCCCGCTATTTCCACTCAATCCGCCTGCTGCAGCGCGTGAAGGAACTGGACCCGACGATGTTCACCAAGTCCGGCATCATGGTCGGCCTCGGCGAGGAGCGCAACGAAGTGCTGCAGTTAATGGACGATCTGCGCACCGCTGATGTCGACTTCCTGACCATCGGCCAATACCTGCAGCCGACCCGCAAGCACCACAAGGTCGAAAAATTCGTGACGCCGGAGGAATTCAAGTCCTACGAGACGGTCGCCTATACCAAGGGCTTCCTGATGGTGGCATCGAGCCCGCTCACCCGCTCCTCGCACCACGCCGGCGACGACTTCGCCCGGTTGAGGGTGGCACGCGAAAAGAAGCTGCTGATGGCGGCGGAATAA
- a CDS encoding GlsB/YeaQ/YmgE family stress response membrane protein gives MEGVGWIAAIIIGGFAGWLAGKLMEARYGILLNIVLGIVGSVVATAILAQFHIEVAGGRLGYFVTGFLGACLLIFIARLVRR, from the coding sequence ATGGAAGGCGTCGGCTGGATAGCGGCAATCATCATCGGCGGTTTTGCGGGCTGGCTCGCCGGCAAGCTGATGGAAGCGCGATACGGAATTCTCCTCAATATTGTGCTCGGCATCGTCGGCTCGGTGGTCGCGACGGCCATCCTGGCGCAGTTTCATATCGAAGTGGCGGGAGGACGGCTCGGCTACTTCGTCACCGGCTTCCTCGGCGCCTGCCTGCTGATATTCATCGCCCGGCTCGTGCGGCGATAA
- a CDS encoding two-component system sensor histidine kinase NtrB: MMDKVQADHTGSPVAMAVLNAIQNPVVMVDEAGLIAFANWEAESFFGASASHLARYKISTFIPFGSPLLALIDQVRERKAPVNEYRVDLSSPRLGQDKLVDIYVAPVISEPGSVVVVFQERSMADKIDRQLTHRAAARSVTGLASMLAHEIKNPLSGIRGAAQLLEQSVIDEDRALTRLICDETDRIVSLVDRMEVFSDERPVDRLPVNIHSVLDHVKAVARAGFARHIRITENYDPSLPAVYANRDQLVQVFLNLVKNAAEAVSDRQDGEIMLTTAYRPGIRLSVAGTREKISLPLEFCVQDNGPGVPSDLLPHLFDPFITTKTNGSGLGLALVAKIIGDHGGIIECDSQNNKTTFRVLMPASKDASADDSAIANPTGTSR; encoded by the coding sequence ATGATGGACAAGGTTCAAGCCGATCATACCGGCAGCCCCGTTGCGATGGCAGTGCTGAACGCGATCCAGAATCCGGTGGTGATGGTCGACGAGGCGGGCTTGATCGCCTTTGCCAACTGGGAGGCGGAATCGTTTTTTGGGGCGAGTGCCTCGCACCTCGCGCGCTACAAGATTTCCACCTTCATTCCGTTTGGAAGCCCGCTTCTGGCCTTGATCGATCAGGTGCGGGAGCGCAAGGCGCCCGTCAACGAATATCGCGTCGATCTAAGTTCGCCCCGCCTTGGCCAGGACAAGCTGGTCGACATTTACGTCGCGCCGGTGATCAGCGAGCCCGGCTCCGTCGTCGTCGTGTTCCAGGAGCGCTCGATGGCCGACAAGATCGATCGTCAGCTGACGCATCGCGCCGCCGCCAGATCGGTGACCGGCCTTGCATCCATGCTCGCCCACGAGATCAAGAATCCGCTCTCGGGCATTCGCGGTGCGGCCCAGCTTCTCGAGCAATCTGTCATCGATGAGGACCGCGCGCTGACGAGGCTCATCTGCGATGAGACCGACCGGATCGTGTCGCTGGTCGATCGCATGGAGGTCTTCTCCGACGAACGGCCTGTCGATCGTCTGCCGGTCAATATCCATTCGGTGCTCGACCATGTGAAGGCGGTGGCAAGGGCAGGCTTTGCCCGGCATATTCGCATAACCGAGAATTACGACCCGTCGCTGCCTGCGGTTTACGCCAACCGCGATCAGCTCGTGCAGGTCTTCCTCAACCTCGTGAAGAACGCAGCCGAAGCGGTCAGCGACCGGCAAGACGGCGAGATCATGCTGACGACGGCCTATCGTCCCGGCATCCGCCTTTCTGTCGCCGGAACGCGCGAGAAGATCTCGCTGCCCCTGGAGTTCTGCGTCCAGGACAACGGTCCCGGTGTGCCGTCCGACCTGCTGCCGCATCTCTTCGATCCGTTCATCACTACGAAGACGAACGGCAGCGGCCTCGGCCTTGCACTCGTCGCCAAGATCATCGGCGATCATGGCGGCATCATCGAATGCGACAGCCAGAACAACAAGACGACGTTCCGCGTCCTCATGCCGGCCTCCAAGGATGCCTCGGCTGACGATTCGGCAATTGCAAACCCCACAGGAACTTCTCGATGA
- a CDS encoding AAA family ATPase, producing the protein MAWLSDVRDAAHRLKAADRVLVIGCSGGGKTTLARTIAKRFDLPFVSMDREFFWLPGWVERARPEQRALIAKWVRQDRWIMDGTNTSSFDLRLPRTDIVLWVRMPRLICVWGAVSRWLKWIGRTRPEMTPGCPEKVDLEFLSYIWNFEKKHSPIVLAAMAAHGPDVPVLQLKSRRQMRELLDLLGSPA; encoded by the coding sequence ATGGCCTGGTTGAGCGATGTCAGGGATGCCGCCCATCGGCTGAAGGCGGCTGATCGCGTACTCGTCATCGGCTGTTCCGGTGGCGGCAAGACGACCCTAGCTCGTACCATCGCCAAGCGCTTCGATCTGCCTTTCGTTTCCATGGATCGGGAATTCTTCTGGCTGCCGGGCTGGGTCGAACGGGCAAGGCCCGAGCAGCGGGCGTTGATTGCCAAATGGGTCAGGCAAGATCGCTGGATCATGGACGGGACCAATACGTCGAGCTTCGATCTCCGGCTGCCGCGGACCGATATCGTCCTGTGGGTCCGCATGCCGCGCCTGATATGTGTCTGGGGCGCCGTCAGCCGCTGGCTGAAGTGGATTGGGCGTACACGGCCGGAAATGACGCCCGGCTGCCCGGAGAAGGTCGATCTCGAATTCCTGAGCTACATCTGGAACTTCGAAAAGAAGCATTCGCCGATCGTTCTCGCCGCCATGGCCGCTCACGGCCCCGATGTTCCGGTTCTCCAGCTAAAATCACGCCGCCAGATGCGTGAGCTTCTTGATCTTCTTGGTTCTCCCGCTTAA
- the dusB gene encoding tRNA dihydrouridine synthase DusB, whose amino-acid sequence MCLKDNQLHRMNLAAPLQIGNVSVRNRVVLAPMSGVTDMPFRQLAWRYGAGLVVTEMVASRELVNNTAESWSRLRTAGFKPHMVQLAGREAHWMAEAAKIAAGSGADVIDINMGCPAKKVIGGYSGSALMRDPDHALSLIEATVRAVDVPVTLKMRLGWDEKSLNAPEIAKRAEDAGVKLITIHGRTRMQFYEGKADWDAIRAVRDVISVPLIANGDVDTPEDAQEILRRSGADAVMIGRGCQGRPWHAGVLAGEAAPTASVIPDIVAEHYEMMLDFYGEATAIRHARKHLGWYLERFAPLLPVPEKTAIMTSHTPAEVVSRLRDALTARLEISESREAA is encoded by the coding sequence GTGTGCCTGAAAGATAATCAATTGCATCGAATGAATCTTGCAGCGCCATTGCAGATCGGAAATGTCTCCGTGCGCAACCGCGTTGTGCTGGCGCCGATGTCCGGCGTCACCGACATGCCCTTCAGGCAACTCGCCTGGCGCTACGGCGCGGGCCTGGTCGTGACCGAAATGGTGGCGAGCCGGGAGCTCGTGAATAACACCGCCGAATCATGGTCGCGACTGAGGACTGCGGGCTTCAAGCCGCATATGGTGCAGCTCGCCGGCCGCGAGGCGCATTGGATGGCCGAGGCCGCAAAAATCGCCGCTGGCAGCGGCGCGGATGTCATCGACATCAACATGGGTTGTCCGGCCAAGAAGGTGATCGGCGGCTATTCGGGCTCGGCGCTGATGCGCGATCCGGATCATGCGCTGAGCCTGATCGAGGCAACCGTGAGGGCCGTCGATGTTCCGGTGACGCTGAAGATGCGCCTCGGCTGGGACGAAAAATCGCTCAACGCGCCCGAGATCGCCAAGCGCGCCGAAGATGCAGGGGTGAAGCTGATCACCATTCACGGACGCACGCGTATGCAGTTCTATGAAGGCAAAGCGGATTGGGACGCGATCCGCGCAGTTCGCGACGTGATTTCCGTTCCGCTGATCGCAAACGGCGATGTCGATACGCCGGAAGATGCGCAAGAAATCCTTCGCCGCTCGGGCGCCGATGCGGTGATGATCGGCCGCGGTTGCCAGGGAAGGCCATGGCATGCGGGCGTGCTGGCGGGGGAAGCTGCACCGACAGCAAGCGTTATCCCCGACATAGTCGCAGAACACTACGAAATGATGCTGGATTTCTATGGCGAGGCGACGGCTATCCGTCATGCCCGCAAGCACCTGGGCTGGTATCTGGAGCGCTTCGCGCCTTTGCTGCCGGTTCCAGAGAAGACGGCAATCATGACGTCGCATACACCGGCAGAAGTCGTCTCGCGCCTTCGCGATGCGCTCACGGCCCGTTTGGAAATTTCAGAAAGCCGGGAGGCGGCATGA
- a CDS encoding GlsB/YeaQ/YmgE family stress response membrane protein has product MSMETQALLVFLLIGLVAGFLASLVVGGGGLIRCLLSGIIGAFVGGYLFNALGISLGIENALAVQIIHATVGAIVVVLIARAIA; this is encoded by the coding sequence ATGTCCATGGAGACGCAGGCATTGCTTGTCTTCCTCCTGATCGGGCTCGTCGCGGGCTTCCTCGCGAGCCTGGTCGTCGGCGGAGGCGGTCTGATACGCTGCCTGCTCAGCGGCATCATCGGCGCGTTCGTGGGCGGGTATCTGTTCAATGCGCTGGGCATATCGCTCGGCATTGAAAATGCGCTGGCCGTGCAGATCATTCACGCCACGGTCGGCGCCATCGTCGTGGTGCTGATCGCAAGGGCGATAGCGTAG
- a CDS encoding type II toxin-antitoxin system RatA family toxin: MPQFETHHRVPHSAEQMFDLVADVERYPEFLPLCEALSIRSRKERDGKILLIADMTVGYKAIRETFTTQVLLNKAERFIDVKYIDGPFKYLDNRWRFEEAAEGGCTIHFFIDYEFKSRILGALMGSMFDRAFRMFSEAFEKRAEAIY, encoded by the coding sequence ATGCCGCAATTTGAAACGCATCACCGTGTCCCGCATTCAGCCGAGCAGATGTTCGACCTCGTAGCCGATGTGGAACGCTATCCGGAATTCCTGCCGCTCTGCGAAGCGCTGTCCATCCGCAGCCGCAAGGAGCGCGACGGCAAGATCTTGTTGATTGCCGACATGACCGTCGGCTACAAGGCGATCCGCGAGACCTTCACGACGCAGGTGCTGCTCAACAAGGCGGAGCGCTTCATCGACGTCAAATATATCGACGGGCCGTTCAAATATCTCGACAACCGCTGGCGCTTCGAGGAGGCAGCCGAGGGCGGCTGTACCATCCATTTCTTCATCGACTACGAGTTCAAGAGCCGGATTCTCGGCGCCTTGATGGGCTCGATGTTCGACCGCGCCTTCCGAATGTTTTCTGAGGCCTTCGAAAAGAGGGCGGAAGCGATCTATTAG
- the ntrC gene encoding nitrogen regulation protein NR(I) has translation MTATILVADDDAAIRTVLNQALSRAGYDVRITSNAATLWRWVSAGEGDLVVTDVVMPDENAFDLLPRIKKARPDLPVLVMSAQNTFMTAIKASEKGAYDYLPKPFDLTELIGIIGRALAEPKRKPAKLDEDMQDGMPLVGRSAAMQEIYRVLARLMQTDLTLMITGESGTGKELVARALHDYGKRRNGPFVAINMAAIPRDLIESELFGHEKGAFTGAQTRSTGRFEQAEGGTLFLDEIGDMPMDAQTRLLRVLQQGEYTTVGGRTPIRTDVRIVAATNKDLKQAINQGLFREDLYYRLNVVPLRLPPLRDRAEDIPDLVRHFIQQAEKEGLGTKRFDQEAIELMKAYAWPGNVRELENLIRRLVALYPQDVITREIIEAELRSDVPDSPIDKGPIRTGSMTIAQAVEENMRAYFASFGDNLPPPGLYDRVLTELEYPLILAALTATRGNQIKAADLLGLNRNTLRKKIRELGVSVYRSSRTA, from the coding sequence ATGACAGCAACGATTCTCGTCGCGGATGATGACGCGGCCATCCGTACCGTGCTCAACCAGGCGCTCAGCCGTGCAGGTTATGATGTTCGAATCACCTCCAATGCTGCCACGCTCTGGCGCTGGGTGTCGGCAGGCGAGGGCGATCTGGTCGTGACCGACGTCGTCATGCCGGACGAGAACGCCTTCGATCTGCTGCCGCGAATCAAGAAGGCGCGCCCCGACCTTCCGGTGCTCGTCATGAGCGCCCAGAACACCTTCATGACGGCCATCAAAGCCTCTGAGAAGGGCGCTTACGACTATCTTCCCAAGCCCTTCGATCTCACGGAACTGATCGGCATCATCGGCCGGGCGCTCGCCGAGCCGAAGCGGAAGCCCGCCAAGCTCGACGAAGACATGCAGGACGGCATGCCGCTTGTCGGCCGCTCCGCGGCCATGCAGGAAATCTACCGCGTGCTCGCCCGCCTGATGCAGACCGACCTGACGCTGATGATCACGGGCGAATCCGGGACCGGCAAGGAACTCGTGGCCCGCGCGCTGCACGATTACGGCAAGCGCCGCAACGGACCGTTTGTGGCGATCAATATGGCGGCCATCCCGCGCGACCTCATCGAGTCCGAGCTCTTCGGCCACGAAAAGGGCGCCTTTACCGGCGCGCAGACCCGCTCCACCGGCCGTTTCGAGCAGGCCGAGGGCGGCACGCTTTTCCTCGATGAAATCGGCGACATGCCGATGGATGCGCAGACGCGTCTTCTACGCGTCCTGCAGCAGGGCGAATATACGACAGTCGGCGGGCGTACGCCGATCCGCACGGACGTCCGCATCGTCGCGGCGACCAACAAGGACCTGAAGCAGGCGATCAACCAAGGGCTCTTCCGCGAGGACCTCTATTACCGCCTGAACGTCGTGCCGCTACGGCTTCCGCCGCTGCGCGACCGCGCGGAGGATATTCCGGACCTGGTCCGGCACTTCATCCAGCAGGCGGAAAAGGAAGGGCTCGGCACCAAGCGGTTTGACCAGGAAGCCATCGAGTTGATGAAGGCCTATGCCTGGCCGGGCAATGTGCGCGAGTTGGAGAACCTGATCCGCCGCCTGGTGGCACTTTATCCACAGGACGTAATCACCCGCGAGATCATCGAAGCCGAGCTTCGTTCCGACGTGCCGGACAGCCCGATCGACAAGGGGCCGATCCGCACAGGATCGATGACGATCGCCCAGGCGGTGGAAGAAAACATGCGAGCCTACTTCGCGAGTTTCGGCGATAACCTGCCGCCTCCAGGACTTTACGACCGGGTGCTGACGGAATTGGAATATCCGCTGATCCTCGCAGCTCTGACCGCCACGCGTGGCAACCAGATCAAGGCCGCGGACCTGCTCGGTCTCAACCGCAATACGTTGCGTAAAAAGATCCGCGAACTCGGCGTCTCCGTCTACAGAAGCTCCCGAACAGCTTGA
- a CDS encoding bifunctional 2-C-methyl-D-erythritol 4-phosphate cytidylyltransferase/2-C-methyl-D-erythritol 2,4-cyclodiphosphate synthase: MPQMHSKQPISAGIVIVAAGRGERAGSREEGPKQYRSIGGKPVITHTLENFMTWEHAAHIVVVIHPDDDALFAKAFRQVLSAPPIETVHGGATRQQSVLAGLRHLKNKGITHVLIHDAVRPFFDRRLLDRIADALVGGAPAVLPAMPVADTLKRADGTGTVLETVSREHLFAAQTPQSFAFDAILSAHEKASETGRTDFTDDAAIAEWAGIPVTIVEGAADNVKLTVKRDIILADDRLSSSQLPDVRTGNGYDVHQLEAGDGVTLCGVFIPHDQRLRGHSDADVALHALTDALLATCGAGDIGDHFPPSDPQWKGAASCIFLKHAAKIVRDRGGTIMNADISLIAEAPRVAPHRDAMRANLSEFLGISIDRCSVKATTNETIGFVGRREGIAAIATATVVYREARR, encoded by the coding sequence ATGCCGCAAATGCATTCGAAGCAACCGATCTCGGCCGGAATTGTTATCGTCGCTGCCGGCCGCGGCGAACGGGCAGGCTCGCGTGAGGAGGGCCCGAAGCAATACCGCTCGATCGGCGGAAAGCCGGTTATCACCCATACGCTTGAAAACTTCATGACATGGGAGCACGCCGCCCATATCGTCGTCGTCATCCATCCTGACGACGACGCGCTGTTCGCGAAGGCGTTTCGCCAGGTGCTGTCCGCCCCACCGATCGAAACCGTTCACGGCGGGGCGACCCGACAGCAATCGGTTCTTGCTGGACTGAGGCATCTGAAGAACAAGGGCATTACGCATGTCCTCATTCACGATGCTGTCCGTCCCTTCTTCGACCGCCGGCTTCTCGACCGGATCGCGGATGCACTGGTAGGCGGAGCGCCAGCCGTCCTGCCGGCAATGCCCGTTGCCGACACGCTGAAACGCGCCGACGGCACGGGCACGGTTCTGGAAACGGTGTCGCGCGAGCATCTTTTCGCAGCCCAGACGCCGCAATCCTTCGCCTTCGATGCCATCCTCTCGGCACATGAAAAAGCAAGCGAGACCGGCCGCACGGACTTCACGGACGATGCTGCAATTGCCGAATGGGCGGGGATTCCCGTGACGATCGTCGAGGGTGCAGCCGATAACGTGAAACTGACGGTCAAACGGGATATCATCCTTGCCGACGACCGGCTTTCGTCATCGCAACTGCCCGACGTGCGCACCGGCAACGGCTACGATGTGCATCAATTGGAAGCCGGCGATGGGGTCACGCTCTGCGGCGTATTCATCCCGCACGATCAGAGGCTCAGGGGCCATTCAGATGCCGACGTCGCGCTGCATGCCCTGACGGATGCGCTGCTGGCCACCTGCGGTGCCGGCGATATCGGCGATCATTTTCCGCCGTCCGATCCGCAATGGAAGGGTGCCGCCTCGTGCATCTTCCTCAAACATGCGGCGAAGATCGTGCGCGATCGCGGCGGCACGATCATGAATGCCGATATCTCGCTGATCGCCGAGGCGCCGAGGGTCGCTCCGCACCGCGACGCGATGCGTGCCAATCTCTCCGAATTTCTCGGCATTTCGATCGATCGCTGTTCGGTGAAGGCGACCACGAACGAGACGATCGGCTTTGTCGGTCGACGCGAAGGCATTGCGGCGATCGCGACTGCCACAGTCGTCTATCGCGAAGCAAGGCGGTGA
- a CDS encoding CinA family protein, with translation MSMFPADILALAERIVRDSTVAKTMISTAESCTGGLIVGALTEISGSSAVVDRGFVTYTNAAKIEMLGVQERTLEGFGAVSEETARQMVHGALLRSRADVAVAVTGIAGPGGGSPEKPVGLVHLAAKSRSGVLIHRKMLYGDIGRDKVRLATVQTALEMLVALQEHGVWNKER, from the coding sequence GTGAGCATGTTCCCAGCCGACATTCTTGCGCTCGCGGAAAGGATCGTCCGCGATTCCACGGTGGCAAAGACAATGATCTCGACGGCCGAATCCTGCACCGGCGGGCTGATCGTCGGAGCGCTCACGGAAATCTCCGGCTCCTCGGCAGTCGTCGATCGCGGCTTCGTCACCTATACCAACGCGGCCAAGATCGAGATGCTCGGCGTTCAGGAACGGACGCTCGAAGGCTTCGGCGCCGTTTCCGAAGAGACCGCACGGCAGATGGTCCACGGCGCGCTCTTGCGCTCCCGCGCCGACGTCGCGGTCGCCGTGACGGGGATCGCCGGGCCGGGCGGCGGTTCACCGGAAAAGCCGGTCGGGCTGGTTCATCTGGCGGCGAAATCGCGCAGCGGCGTGCTCATCCATCGCAAGATGCTCTACGGCGATATCGGCCGCGACAAAGTGCGTCTTGCAACCGTGCAGACCGCGCTGGAAATGCTGGTTGCACTCCAAGAACATGGAGTCTGGAACAAAGAGCGCTGA